The following are encoded together in the Thermus neutrinimicus genome:
- a CDS encoding molybdopterin oxidoreductase family protein, whose translation MKPRATCPLDCPDACSLLLTLEGGRLARVEGDPRHPVTQGFACAKTYRYPERVRERLLHPMRRVGRKGEGRFERVSWEEALEEIAERLKAILDTHGGEAILPYHYAGTMGLVENQHPLAFFRAIGASELEETICSAAGSAAWEMTYGPKLGPDPEEVPEARYILLWGINSLSTNSHLTPFLKEARRRGAKVVHIDPYENHTSRFADWHIKLRPGTDAALAYALAHLLFRENLVDWEYLEEAATGLEAFREEAQKWTPKRAEALTGVPEEAMERLAREMGEAKRVFLRVGYGMTRHPGGGNALRAAILLPALLGAWRYPGCGALLSTSGAFPLNRRFLGGRHLLEGTHPHTGYFRPNPKVRRVNMNQLAGALTRLDPPIRALFVFNSNPLVVAPDTGRVKEGLLREDLFTVVLEQVLTETALFADYLLPATFFHEHPDLYTSYGHYYLSWNEPLTAPQGEARPNTWVFRELGRRLGLEEPTLYWTAEEVARSLLDADHPYLEGITLERLKEEGFVKLNLPKPFLPFSRGPVRFSPPPEVIPTEPLPGYPLILLTPPAHRFLNTTYGNVQALVEAEGGEPRLLIHPKDAEERGITEGMLVYIHSPQGRVVRKAKVTEAPMPGTVVLEGTWWERWAPDGKSINHLTAETLTDLGGGSTFHSTPVEVEPLRLA comes from the coding sequence ATGAAACCCCGCGCCACCTGCCCCCTGGACTGCCCCGACGCCTGTAGCCTCCTGCTCACCTTGGAAGGGGGAAGGCTCGCCCGGGTGGAGGGCGACCCCCGCCACCCCGTTACCCAGGGCTTCGCCTGCGCCAAAACCTACCGCTATCCCGAAAGGGTAAGGGAGCGCCTCCTCCACCCCATGCGCCGGGTGGGGAGAAAGGGGGAAGGTCGCTTTGAGAGGGTCTCCTGGGAAGAGGCCTTGGAGGAGATTGCCGAAAGGCTCAAGGCCATCCTGGACACCCACGGCGGGGAGGCCATCCTCCCTTACCACTACGCGGGCACCATGGGCCTTGTGGAAAACCAGCACCCCTTGGCCTTCTTCCGGGCCATCGGGGCCAGCGAGCTAGAGGAAACCATCTGCTCCGCCGCGGGGAGCGCCGCCTGGGAGATGACCTACGGCCCCAAGCTGGGCCCCGACCCCGAGGAGGTGCCCGAGGCCCGGTATATCCTCCTTTGGGGCATCAACAGCCTCTCCACCAACAGCCACCTCACCCCCTTCCTCAAGGAGGCGAGAAGGCGGGGGGCCAAGGTGGTGCACATCGACCCCTACGAGAACCACACCAGCCGCTTCGCCGACTGGCACATCAAGCTCCGCCCTGGCACCGACGCCGCCTTGGCCTACGCCCTGGCCCACCTGCTTTTCCGTGAAAACCTGGTGGACTGGGAATACCTCGAGGAGGCGGCCACGGGGTTGGAAGCCTTCCGGGAAGAGGCCCAGAAGTGGACCCCCAAAAGGGCCGAGGCCCTCACCGGGGTGCCTGAGGAGGCCATGGAAAGGCTGGCCCGGGAGATGGGGGAGGCGAAGCGGGTTTTCCTGAGGGTGGGCTACGGCATGACCCGGCACCCGGGCGGGGGGAATGCCCTTAGGGCAGCCATCCTCCTCCCCGCCCTTTTAGGGGCCTGGCGCTACCCGGGGTGCGGAGCGCTCCTTTCCACCAGCGGGGCTTTTCCCCTCAACAGGCGCTTCCTGGGCGGCAGGCACCTTCTGGAAGGAACCCACCCCCACACGGGCTATTTCCGGCCCAATCCAAAGGTGCGCCGGGTCAACATGAACCAGCTGGCGGGCGCCCTCACCCGCCTCGACCCCCCCATCCGGGCCCTCTTCGTCTTCAACTCCAACCCCCTGGTGGTGGCCCCGGACACGGGAAGGGTCAAGGAGGGGCTTTTGCGGGAGGACCTCTTCACCGTGGTCCTGGAGCAGGTCCTGACGGAAACCGCCCTTTTTGCCGACTATCTCCTTCCCGCCACCTTCTTCCACGAGCACCCCGACCTCTACACCAGCTACGGCCACTACTACCTTTCCTGGAACGAGCCCCTAACCGCGCCCCAAGGGGAGGCCAGGCCCAACACCTGGGTCTTCCGGGAACTGGGGAGGAGGCTTGGCCTAGAGGAGCCCACCCTCTACTGGACGGCGGAGGAGGTGGCAAGAAGCCTCCTGGATGCGGACCATCCCTACCTGGAGGGCATCACCCTGGAGAGGCTTAAGGAGGAGGGGTTCGTCAAGCTCAACCTTCCCAAGCCCTTCCTTCCCTTCTCAAGGGGCCCCGTGCGCTTCAGCCCACCCCCTGAGGTGATCCCCACGGAACCCCTTCCCGGCTACCCCTTGATCCTCCTCACCCCCCCGGCCCACCGCTTCCTGAACACCACCTACGGCAACGTCCAGGCCCTGGTGGAGGCGGAAGGGGGCGAGCCCAGGCTCCTCATCCACCCCAAAGACGCCGAGGAGCGAGGGATCACCGAGGGCATGCTGGTCTACATCCACTCCCCCCAGGGGAGGGTGGTGCGCAAGGCCAAGGTGACGGAGGCCCCCATGCCGGGGACGGTGGTCCTCGAGGGCACCTGGTGGGAGAGGTGGGCCCCAGACGGCAAGAGCATCAACCACCTCACCGCGGAAACCCTCACCGACCTAGGGGGCGGAAGCACCTTCCACTCCACCCCCGTGGAGGTGGAACCCCTCCGCCTGGCCTGA
- a CDS encoding NUDIX domain-containing protein yields MQVPKPLKRAVALAAWSEEGLLLVKRPEEDLEFGGAWGLPAVSLGEGEGLEEGALRVGREKLGTLVEILRPVAFGVEERAAYTLELWVAEARLLARPELPEPKPGKTYYRAYRFGRPEELKEAARQGSLCSRLYLAVKGLCP; encoded by the coding sequence GTGCAGGTGCCTAAGCCCCTTAAGCGCGCCGTGGCCCTGGCCGCCTGGAGCGAGGAAGGGCTTCTCTTGGTGAAGCGGCCCGAGGAGGACCTCGAGTTCGGTGGAGCCTGGGGCCTGCCGGCGGTGAGCCTTGGGGAAGGGGAAGGCCTGGAGGAAGGGGCCCTAAGGGTAGGCCGGGAAAAGCTGGGTACCTTGGTGGAGATCCTACGGCCCGTGGCCTTCGGGGTGGAGGAGCGGGCGGCATACACCCTGGAGCTTTGGGTGGCGGAGGCCAGGCTGCTCGCTAGGCCCGAGCTTCCCGAGCCCAAGCCCGGCAAGACCTACTACCGGGCCTACCGCTTCGGCCGGCCCGAGGAGCTTAAGGAGGCCGCCCGGCAAGGCTCTTTATGTAGCCGCCTCTACCTGGCGGTGAAGGGTCTCTGCCCTTAG
- the thiI gene encoding tRNA uracil 4-sulfurtransferase ThiI, whose protein sequence is MESLVLVNLFHELALKGENRPFFLKKAKAHVQEALKGTGARLEAKWPMALLFRLPQEAWPEAKERLKDTLGVEGFARVLRTPPDLKALEAALEESLAEQSFQSFRITAKRSDKTFPLTSPEIERLLGAFVKEKTGAKVQLKGAERELVVRILPQAALLEVERHPGPGGLPPGVSGRVVALLSGGIDSPVAAYRLMRRGAEVVLVHFHPFLLLSGGSREKAKAIAERLARFQHRITLHLVPFSEVQREIILKAPRAYRVVLYRRYMLRIAEAIAKEEGALALATGDSLGQVASQTLENLHAVNQAATLPVFRPLIGFDKGEIKAEAERIGTYAISILPDEECCTLFAPKHPVTRARLSVVLETESHLDTARLIALALKDREVVRYTWPGQKPLPKAQEEAPIMGHGPLDG, encoded by the coding sequence ATGGAAAGCCTGGTTCTGGTCAACCTGTTCCACGAGCTGGCCCTGAAAGGGGAAAACCGCCCCTTTTTCCTGAAGAAGGCCAAGGCCCATGTGCAGGAGGCCCTTAAGGGCACGGGGGCCAGGCTGGAGGCGAAGTGGCCCATGGCCCTCCTCTTCCGCCTGCCCCAGGAAGCCTGGCCCGAGGCCAAGGAACGCCTGAAGGACACCCTGGGGGTGGAGGGCTTTGCCCGGGTCCTGCGTACCCCCCCGGACCTCAAGGCCCTCGAGGCCGCCCTGGAGGAATCCCTTGCGGAGCAGAGCTTCCAAAGCTTCCGCATCACCGCCAAGCGCTCCGACAAGACCTTCCCCCTGACCTCCCCGGAGATCGAGCGCCTCCTTGGGGCCTTCGTGAAGGAGAAGACGGGGGCCAAGGTGCAGCTCAAGGGAGCGGAAAGGGAACTGGTGGTGCGCATCCTGCCCCAAGCGGCCCTTTTGGAGGTGGAGCGCCACCCAGGGCCCGGGGGGCTTCCCCCTGGGGTTTCCGGAAGGGTGGTGGCCCTCCTTTCCGGGGGAATCGACTCCCCCGTGGCCGCCTACCGCCTCATGCGCCGGGGGGCGGAGGTGGTCCTGGTCCACTTCCACCCCTTCCTCCTGCTCTCGGGCGGGAGCCGGGAAAAGGCCAAGGCCATCGCCGAGCGCCTGGCCCGCTTCCAGCACCGGATCACCCTCCACCTGGTTCCCTTCAGCGAGGTGCAACGGGAGATCATCCTTAAGGCCCCCAGGGCCTACCGGGTGGTCCTCTACCGCCGCTACATGCTCCGCATCGCCGAGGCCATCGCCAAGGAGGAGGGGGCCCTGGCCTTAGCCACTGGGGACAGCCTGGGCCAGGTGGCCTCGCAAACCCTGGAGAACCTCCACGCGGTCAACCAGGCGGCCACCCTTCCCGTCTTCCGGCCCCTAATCGGCTTTGACAAGGGGGAGATCAAGGCCGAGGCGGAGCGGATCGGCACCTACGCCATCTCCATCCTCCCCGACGAGGAGTGCTGCACCCTTTTTGCCCCTAAGCACCCCGTGACCCGGGCCCGGCTCTCCGTGGTCCTGGAAACGGAAAGCCATTTGGATACGGCAAGGCTCATCGCCCTGGCCCTCAAGGACCGGGAGGTGGTGCGCTACACCTGGCCAGGGCAAAAACCCCTACCGAAGGCCCAAGAGGAGGCCCCTATAATGGGGCATGGACCTCTTGACGGCTAA
- a CDS encoding amidase, whose amino-acid sequence MDLLTAKALLERGETTPLALLEEALERARAFQDRNALAHLDEEGARGEAKRLTEELRQGRVWGPLHGIPLTVKDLFPVKGMPTQAGTRAPLPPLPEEAQAVRRLREAGALLFAKTNMHEVALGITGENPWTGPVRNALDPSRQAGGSSSGSAVAVALGIGLASLGSDTGGSIRIPAAFNGVVGFKPSYGRVSLEGALPLSRSTDHAGPIAKTVRDAHFLTEILAGESIPLEGPQNPIFGVPLDFLEGRLGVGVRRAFQGLLEELPSLRAEVREVSLPLPRVYEVYTRLVRYEAARIHEKALKEHPEGFSPQVREALMAGLSLTEKDYRDAVAEREALRLQLVKALRGVDALLLPAQPLPAPPLGTEEVELESGRKSHREAFITLTLPFSLLGVPTLTLPFARVEGMPVGLQVVGPYAEDGRVLAVGGWLEARLK is encoded by the coding sequence ATGGACCTCTTGACGGCTAAAGCCCTTCTGGAAAGGGGCGAAACCACCCCTCTGGCCCTTTTGGAAGAGGCCCTGGAAAGGGCCCGGGCCTTCCAGGACCGCAACGCCTTGGCCCACCTGGACGAGGAAGGGGCCAGGGGGGAAGCCAAGCGGCTCACGGAGGAGCTGAGGCAAGGAAGAGTCTGGGGGCCCTTGCACGGCATCCCCCTCACGGTAAAGGACCTCTTTCCCGTTAAGGGCATGCCCACCCAGGCAGGGACCCGGGCCCCCCTTCCCCCCCTTCCCGAGGAGGCCCAGGCGGTAAGGCGCCTGAGGGAGGCTGGGGCCCTTCTCTTCGCCAAGACCAACATGCACGAGGTGGCCTTGGGGATCACCGGGGAAAACCCCTGGACGGGTCCCGTGCGTAACGCCTTAGACCCCAGCCGCCAAGCCGGGGGAAGCAGCAGCGGAAGCGCCGTGGCCGTGGCCCTGGGGATCGGCCTCGCCTCCTTAGGCTCGGACACCGGAGGGTCCATCCGCATCCCCGCCGCCTTCAACGGGGTGGTGGGCTTCAAGCCCTCCTACGGCCGGGTAAGCCTCGAGGGGGCCTTGCCCCTCTCCCGCTCCACCGACCATGCGGGGCCCATCGCCAAGACGGTGCGGGACGCCCACTTCCTCACGGAGATCCTGGCCGGGGAAAGCATCCCCCTCGAGGGCCCGCAAAACCCCATCTTCGGCGTGCCCCTGGACTTCCTGGAGGGCCGGCTGGGGGTGGGGGTGCGCAGGGCTTTCCAAGGGCTTCTGGAGGAACTCCCCTCCTTGAGGGCCGAGGTAAGGGAGGTCTCCCTACCCCTTCCCAGGGTCTACGAGGTCTATACCCGTCTGGTGCGCTACGAGGCCGCCCGCATCCACGAAAAAGCCTTGAAAGAACATCCGGAAGGTTTTTCTCCTCAGGTGCGGGAGGCCCTTATGGCAGGGCTTTCCCTCACGGAGAAGGACTACCGGGACGCGGTGGCGGAAAGGGAGGCCCTGCGCCTCCAGTTGGTAAAGGCCCTAAGGGGGGTGGACGCCCTCCTCCTCCCCGCCCAGCCCCTTCCCGCCCCGCCCCTGGGCACGGAGGAGGTGGAGCTGGAATCGGGGAGAAAAAGCCATCGGGAGGCCTTCATCACCCTCACCCTGCCCTTCAGCCTGCTGGGGGTGCCCACCCTAACCCTTCCCTTCGCCCGGGTGGAAGGGATGCCCGTGGGGCTACAGGTGGTGGGCCCCTATGCCGAGGACGGCCGGGTGCTGGCCGTTGGGGGCTGGCTCGAGGCCAGGCTAAAGTAG
- a CDS encoding SLC13 family permease — translation MALSQEIREGLSLLVLLLTYLGLALGGLPGYRMNRAGVALVGASFLVLLGALDLQEAWQALDAKTLTFLFGVMVLNAHLGYAGFFGLAAEGMVRLAKTPFSLLLLLTLGSGLLSALFLNDTMAVLLTPLVLSLTRGLGLNPVPYLLALMAAVNTGSLMTPTGNPQNIVVASLSGIPYLGFVAALWPVALLGLLLQVVLLALLYPEVRSLKPLPPMPPLRYRLHRPLLAKGLWVALGLFLAFLLGYPMAQGALVAAGLLLFTRRLRSERYFLRVDWELLVMFAALFMVTEGVRRLGLVEYLLPLATTPLGLLLAASLLSLLVSNVPAVLLLAPLVHEPRDWLLLAGGSTLAGNLTLLASVANLIVAEGAGREGVRIGLGEHARLGLPLTLLTLGLLYGLL, via the coding sequence ATGGCGCTTTCCCAGGAGATACGGGAGGGGCTTAGCCTCCTGGTACTCCTCCTCACCTATCTGGGCTTGGCCCTGGGGGGGCTTCCCGGCTACCGCATGAACCGGGCCGGGGTGGCCCTGGTGGGGGCGAGCTTCTTGGTGCTCCTTGGAGCCTTGGACCTGCAGGAGGCCTGGCAGGCCTTGGACGCCAAGACCCTCACCTTCCTCTTCGGCGTCATGGTGCTCAACGCCCATCTGGGCTATGCGGGCTTCTTTGGCCTGGCAGCGGAGGGAATGGTGCGCCTGGCCAAGACCCCTTTTTCCCTTCTCCTGCTCCTTACCCTGGGAAGCGGCCTCCTTTCCGCCCTTTTCCTCAACGACACCATGGCCGTCCTCCTCACCCCCTTGGTCCTCTCCCTGACCCGGGGCCTGGGCCTGAACCCCGTGCCCTACCTCCTTGCCCTCATGGCGGCGGTGAACACGGGAAGCCTCATGACTCCCACGGGAAACCCCCAGAACATCGTGGTGGCGAGCCTTTCGGGCATCCCCTACCTGGGGTTTGTTGCTGCCCTTTGGCCCGTGGCCCTGCTGGGCCTTCTCCTTCAGGTGGTGCTCCTGGCCCTCCTTTACCCCGAGGTGCGCTCCCTTAAGCCCCTTCCCCCCATGCCCCCCTTGCGCTACCGCCTCCACCGCCCTCTTCTGGCCAAGGGGCTTTGGGTGGCCTTGGGGCTTTTCCTGGCCTTCCTCCTGGGCTACCCCATGGCCCAAGGAGCCCTGGTGGCGGCGGGGCTTCTCCTTTTTACCCGCAGGCTCCGCTCCGAGCGCTATTTCTTGAGGGTGGACTGGGAGCTTTTGGTGATGTTCGCCGCCCTCTTCATGGTCACCGAGGGGGTGCGAAGGCTGGGCCTGGTGGAGTACCTTCTGCCCTTGGCCACCACCCCCTTGGGGCTTCTGCTGGCGGCCAGCCTGCTTTCCCTCCTGGTCTCCAACGTGCCCGCGGTGTTGCTCCTGGCCCCCTTGGTGCACGAGCCCAGGGACTGGCTTCTTTTGGCTGGGGGAAGCACCCTGGCGGGGAACCTGACCCTTCTTGCCAGCGTGGCCAACCTCATCGTGGCGGAAGGGGCGGGGAGAGAGGGGGTGAGGATTGGCCTTGGGGAGCATGCACGGCTAGGCCTGCCCCTAACCCTTTTGACCTTGGGGCTCCTGTACGGGCTACTTTAG
- a CDS encoding extracellular solute-binding protein produces MKKVLILLALVFPLALAQNVTITYWQYEFRSKVEAINELIRRFEAQNPGIKVVHQTFPYDAFQQKVAAAIPAGQGPDVVNLYYGWAPTWVKAGYLVPLPDDWAQRLDRDLVAMAQAAKVGGRLYGVPTAVRSLALFYNKDLFRQAGFAGPPKTWEEFIAMGQKLTVKQGGRFTQIGYGIAPDGQDHHLVREVLVRQFGGRPYSDDGKRVLYQGEAGLKALRFYTDWVRKHEIGVPGFFPGNNGYRDGFIAGKIAMIIDGSFALGTIQQGARFNWGVAELPLERPGGRKANFGSFWMHGLTPLATGPKREAALRFLAFITSEETQRYWLEKVGELPASKNLIRDPKLSLHPVYGPFVLSLAYAKATPFVDEAAQRKVMVDAINRVLLQGMDPAQSLKMAAEEEQKILDQFWR; encoded by the coding sequence ATGAAAAAGGTTTTGATCCTTCTCGCCCTAGTCTTCCCCCTAGCCTTAGCCCAAAATGTCACCATCACCTACTGGCAGTACGAGTTCCGCAGCAAGGTGGAAGCCATCAACGAGCTCATCCGCCGCTTTGAGGCCCAAAACCCGGGCATCAAGGTGGTGCATCAAACCTTCCCTTACGACGCCTTCCAGCAAAAGGTGGCCGCCGCCATCCCCGCGGGGCAGGGGCCGGACGTGGTGAACCTCTACTACGGCTGGGCCCCCACCTGGGTTAAGGCGGGGTACCTGGTACCCTTACCCGATGACTGGGCCCAGCGCCTGGATCGGGACCTCGTGGCCATGGCCCAGGCCGCCAAGGTGGGGGGAAGGCTCTACGGGGTGCCCACCGCGGTGCGGAGCCTGGCCCTTTTCTATAACAAGGACCTCTTCCGCCAAGCAGGGTTCGCCGGCCCCCCCAAGACCTGGGAGGAGTTCATCGCCATGGGTCAAAAGCTAACCGTCAAACAGGGAGGGCGCTTCACCCAGATCGGCTACGGTATCGCTCCGGACGGGCAGGATCACCATCTGGTCCGGGAAGTCCTGGTACGCCAGTTCGGGGGCAGGCCCTACTCCGACGATGGAAAACGGGTCCTCTACCAGGGAGAGGCCGGGCTAAAAGCCCTTCGCTTCTACACCGACTGGGTGCGCAAGCATGAGATCGGGGTCCCGGGCTTCTTCCCTGGAAACAACGGCTATCGGGATGGGTTCATCGCCGGCAAGATCGCCATGATCATCGACGGGTCCTTCGCCCTCGGAACCATCCAGCAAGGAGCCCGTTTCAACTGGGGGGTGGCGGAGCTACCCCTAGAGCGACCGGGGGGACGGAAGGCCAACTTTGGCTCCTTCTGGATGCACGGCCTCACTCCCTTGGCCACGGGGCCCAAGCGGGAAGCCGCGCTTCGGTTTCTTGCCTTCATCACCTCCGAGGAAACCCAGCGTTACTGGTTGGAAAAGGTGGGGGAGCTCCCCGCCAGCAAAAACTTGATCCGGGACCCCAAGCTCTCCTTACATCCCGTCTATGGTCCCTTCGTGCTAAGCCTGGCCTACGCCAAGGCCACCCCCTTTGTGGACGAAGCCGCCCAGCGCAAGGTGATGGTGGACGCCATCAACCGGGTCCTGCTCCAGGGCATGGACCCCGCCCAGTCCCTAAAGATGGCCGCTGAGGAGGAGCAAAAGATTCTGGACCAGTTCTGGAGGTAG
- a CDS encoding carbohydrate ABC transporter permease, producing MRLTLAWREALWAFAFLAIPLAFFLYFRILPAFQALWLSLYEWHADPSQRHFVGLEHYARLLEDPLLRRALWNTLLYTLLGIPSQIALGLVIALLLQWTPFGRDFFRAIYFAPYVTPAVAVAWVWSWMLSPHFGLVNELLALLGIPPQPFLQSPNQALPTVTWVVVWQNLGFQVVLFLAGLESIPRQYYEAARIDGAEGWRLFRHITWPLLNPVLVFSVVIGTIGYLQLFTQVVNLNFTDQGGPLNSTLTLALYIYQLAFLRFQLGYAATVTVLLFALILLVTLVQLKLLTRRVEL from the coding sequence GTGCGGCTAACCCTAGCCTGGCGGGAAGCTCTATGGGCCTTTGCGTTTTTGGCGATCCCCCTGGCCTTTTTCCTCTACTTCCGCATCCTTCCCGCCTTCCAGGCCCTTTGGCTTTCCCTTTACGAGTGGCACGCTGACCCTTCTCAAAGGCACTTTGTGGGCCTCGAGCACTACGCCCGGCTCCTCGAGGACCCCCTTCTCCGCAGGGCCCTTTGGAACACCCTCCTTTACACCCTTCTGGGGATTCCAAGCCAGATTGCCTTGGGCCTCGTCATCGCCCTGCTTCTTCAGTGGACACCTTTCGGCCGCGACTTCTTCCGGGCCATCTACTTCGCCCCCTACGTAACCCCGGCGGTAGCCGTGGCTTGGGTGTGGAGCTGGATGCTTTCCCCGCACTTCGGGCTGGTCAACGAGCTCCTGGCCCTTTTGGGAATCCCCCCGCAGCCCTTCTTGCAAAGCCCCAACCAGGCCCTTCCCACCGTGACCTGGGTGGTGGTGTGGCAGAACCTGGGCTTCCAGGTGGTCCTCTTCCTGGCGGGCTTGGAAAGCATTCCCCGGCAGTACTACGAGGCTGCCCGCATAGACGGGGCGGAGGGCTGGCGGCTTTTCCGCCACATCACCTGGCCTCTTTTGAACCCGGTTTTGGTCTTCTCCGTGGTCATCGGCACCATCGGCTATCTACAGCTTTTCACCCAGGTGGTGAACCTGAACTTCACCGATCAAGGAGGACCTTTGAACAGCACCTTAACCCTAGCCCTCTACATCTACCAGCTGGCCTTCTTGCGCTTCCAGCTAGGCTATGCCGCCACGGTCACCGTCCTCCTCTTTGCCCTCATCCTTCTGGTCACCTTGGTGCAGCTTAAACTCCTCACCCGGAGGGTGGAGCTATGA
- a CDS encoding carbohydrate ABC transporter permease — protein sequence MKAKNRLTGFLVLLFLLLGSGVMVLPFLWMVLTSFKPFPELFELRFLPREPTWANYQTVLWETGFLRWFGNSLLVASLTTLSVLFFDSLAGYTLARLRFPGKNLIFILILSTLMVPTEMLVIPWYVMSAEKGWINTYWGLLFPGLITAFGVFLMRQFFETLPQDLFDAGRMDGLSEFGVFWRIGLPLVRPALAALGIFTFLGNWNAFLWPLIVVQTPEMRTIPVGIALFSGEAGTAWNLIMAASSLAVLPVLLVFFFFQRQIIEGVVLTGVKG from the coding sequence ATGAAGGCCAAAAACCGCCTCACGGGTTTTCTGGTTCTCCTTTTCCTCCTCCTGGGCAGCGGCGTCATGGTCCTCCCCTTCCTCTGGATGGTGCTCACCTCCTTTAAGCCCTTCCCCGAACTCTTTGAGCTCCGATTCCTGCCCCGGGAGCCCACCTGGGCAAACTACCAGACAGTGCTCTGGGAAACGGGGTTTTTGCGTTGGTTTGGGAATAGCCTCCTGGTGGCCTCCCTTACCACCCTTTCCGTGCTGTTCTTCGACAGCCTCGCCGGCTACACCCTGGCCCGGCTGCGGTTTCCCGGAAAGAACCTGATCTTCATCCTCATCCTTTCCACCCTCATGGTTCCCACGGAGATGCTGGTCATCCCCTGGTACGTGATGAGCGCGGAAAAGGGGTGGATCAACACCTACTGGGGGCTCCTCTTTCCCGGCCTCATCACCGCCTTCGGGGTCTTCCTCATGCGGCAGTTCTTCGAAACCCTGCCCCAGGACCTATTCGACGCCGGAAGAATGGACGGGCTTTCCGAGTTTGGCGTGTTTTGGCGGATTGGCCTGCCCTTGGTGCGACCCGCACTGGCGGCCTTGGGAATCTTCACCTTCCTGGGCAACTGGAACGCCTTCCTTTGGCCCCTCATCGTGGTCCAAACCCCGGAGATGCGCACCATTCCCGTAGGCATCGCCCTCTTCTCTGGGGAGGCGGGCACGGCCTGGAACCTGATCATGGCGGCCTCGAGCCTGGCGGTGCTGCCGGTCCTTCTGGTCTTTTTCTTCTTCCAACGGCAGATCATCGAAGGAGTGGTGCTCACCGGGGTGAAGGGATGA
- a CDS encoding M28 family metallopeptidase, with protein sequence MREGLKQVLHLLRLPHRGSATPLEAEAFRRLRHFLQEEGYRVQALPFRGVRSYGWELLVISLLLGLAPLSPWPPLIGALAFLLYFSGIRPWGFLLDRYPSQNLLTWKGQGDKALLLMAHVDTAKTFFLYHPKRVRHFRTNFLLNATLALSAPLLALTFLAWPVGLYFLIQTTLLLLRELKAPYVKGGNDNASGVAVATALFLETEPPAAWRLGLALTGCEEVGALGAKALIPHLPQGTLVLNLDNVGRGELFYAEGEGMLLYVPYRGRLLEAARNTPGARPLRYRLAYFDTLPLAQRGFPCLSLIRLEQGVPPDWHWPTDTFARLDEEALEDTLRYARTLLQRVFHGVSS encoded by the coding sequence ATGAGGGAAGGGCTTAAGCAGGTCCTGCACCTCCTCCGCCTCCCCCACAGGGGAAGCGCCACGCCCCTCGAGGCCGAGGCCTTCCGCCGCCTGCGCCACTTTTTGCAGGAAGAAGGGTACAGGGTCCAAGCCCTGCCTTTCCGGGGGGTTAGAAGCTACGGGTGGGAGCTCCTTGTCATCAGCCTCCTCCTCGGCCTGGCTCCCCTTTCCCCTTGGCCGCCCCTAATCGGGGCCCTGGCCTTCCTCCTCTACTTCAGCGGGATACGCCCTTGGGGCTTCCTCTTGGACCGCTACCCCTCGCAAAACCTCTTGACCTGGAAGGGCCAAGGGGATAAGGCCCTCCTCCTTATGGCCCATGTGGACACCGCCAAAACCTTTTTCCTCTATCACCCCAAGCGGGTCCGCCACTTCCGGACGAACTTTCTTCTAAATGCCACCCTGGCCTTGTCCGCCCCGCTTCTGGCCTTAACCTTCTTGGCCTGGCCCGTGGGCCTCTACTTCCTGATCCAGACCACCCTTCTCCTCCTGCGGGAGCTCAAGGCCCCCTACGTGAAAGGGGGAAACGACAACGCAAGCGGGGTGGCGGTGGCCACGGCCCTTTTCCTGGAAACTGAGCCCCCTGCGGCTTGGCGGCTTGGCCTTGCCCTCACCGGTTGCGAGGAGGTGGGGGCCCTGGGAGCCAAGGCCCTCATCCCCCACCTTCCCCAAGGCACCCTGGTCCTCAATCTGGACAACGTGGGCCGAGGAGAGCTCTTCTATGCCGAAGGAGAAGGCATGCTCCTTTACGTTCCCTACCGGGGGAGGCTTCTGGAGGCTGCCCGAAACACCCCAGGGGCTAGGCCCCTTCGCTACCGCCTGGCCTACTTCGACACCTTGCCCCTGGCGCAAAGGGGGTTTCCCTGCCTTTCCCTGATACGGCTGGAACAGGGGGTGCCCCCCGATTGGCACTGGCCTACGGATACCTTTGCCCGTTTGGACGAAGAGGCCCTCGAGGACACCCTGCGCTACGCCCGCACCCTTTTGCAAAGGGTCTTCCACGGGGTAAGCTCTTAG
- a CDS encoding MogA/MoaB family molybdenum cofactor biosynthesis protein, with amino-acid sequence MFRVGILTVSDKGSRGEREDTTHLAIREALKGGPFEVTLYEIVPDEPPLIKKVIRLWADREGLDLILTNGGTGLAPRDKTPEATRELLDKEVPGLAELMRLKGLEKTPMAALSRGLAGVRGKSLILNLPGSPKGARESLEAVLPVLPHALSLITGKAWREGHHE; translated from the coding sequence ATGTTCCGCGTGGGCATCCTGACCGTATCCGACAAGGGCTCGAGGGGGGAGCGGGAGGACACCACCCACCTGGCCATCCGCGAGGCCTTAAAGGGGGGGCCCTTCGAGGTGACGCTCTACGAGATCGTCCCCGACGAACCTCCCCTCATCAAAAAGGTCATCCGGCTCTGGGCCGACCGGGAGGGCCTGGACCTCATCCTCACCAACGGGGGCACGGGCCTGGCCCCCCGGGACAAGACCCCCGAGGCCACCCGGGAGCTACTGGACAAGGAGGTGCCGGGCCTTGCCGAGCTCATGCGCCTTAAGGGTCTGGAGAAAACCCCCATGGCCGCCCTTTCCCGGGGCCTTGCGGGGGTAAGGGGGAAAAGCCTCATCCTGAACCTTCCGGGAAGCCCCAAGGGAGCCCGGGAATCCCTGGAGGCGGTGCTTCCCGTCCTGCCCCATGCCCTAAGCCTTATCACCGGCAAGGCCTGGCGGGAGGGGCACCATGAGTAG